Within Myotis daubentonii chromosome 13, mMyoDau2.1, whole genome shotgun sequence, the genomic segment GATATTAAGAAAGTGCAAATATTTTCTAGGACAATAGTAATAGGTAAAGGAGTATTTAATAATTCATGAGAAAAAAGTTGATAAAACTTAAACTTCTTTTTCAGATGTTTTAACATTTCTATAAAACTTTTTGTCCCAAAATTAATCATTTAACTGTGATACAGAAAATATTCTGAATGCATTGGCAGGTATCAAGGTGGAAAACCCTctcttctatataataaaattctcTTCTGGTCCATCTTGACCCAAGTCCTGGTCATCTGTGGGCACAGGCTTAAAGTTGTAAAAAAAAGCATCATTTGTATCCACAAATGATGGTTGGTATTCACTCTCCATTCCAGTGAGGAAGCCATCTCCAGAGCCACTTCCAGAGCCTGAGCCGGAGCCAGAGCCTGATCCAGAATAGTCCTCAGAAAGAGGGAAGACATCATTCAAGTTCTGGAATTGCATCATTCTGAAGTaagacagaaaaatgaaaaaaacacagtaAAGTTGGAGACATAAGGAAGATAATTGTAATACATTTTTAaggtaagaaaataaatgcagCCACCCCGTTAATTAGTTAATCAAATTAAAAGTTAACATTTCCCATATTCAatgctttaaaacaaaaagtaagtCAGACCTTTTCACATAGTTGCCTACACTTGTTTTATGTAACTCATTGCACTTATCTATTCCACATCTATCCATTGCAAACTCATATAAACAATGCTAATTTTCTTATTACTAGCATAAAAATCCTATACTTGAGATAGGCTTAAGggatcatttattaaaaataaaaagacccttTTATCCATTTTCTCCCACTAAAAAAGGGATAAACAAGACAACCTAGGTAGATGACATTCTTCCCtaatttaaaatttctacaaAACTTCTAATAATTCACAGTGCTTTGACAAAACCCCCTCGTAAGAGTGAGAAGGAAAGTTACTGGCTGTGGAGAGGGAAAATCATTGAGATTTGAGGAGAGAAGAAATGGCGTAAAGTAAGTGTTTTTGAAGAACTTGAGTTATTCCtctaatattttagatttaaataAATCGCTATTGAAACCTAAGACCTAAAATAATGGAGGATGCTGTAATATCAGTTCAAGGTTAGTGCCGTGGACTTAAAGCAAAAGCATAGGGCTCTGTCCTCCATCTTCCTGTGACGCCTTACGGGGTGCATGACTGTCCTGGCTGATGCTCCCAAGAGTATCAACAATGCTGAAGAGAGGCAACACCCAGGTTCTTGTTAGGCCATGCTCCAAAGCCACCATCTGGTTTCCAACTGTGATAATGAAGGATGGTTACACTGGGGAATTGGACATTATTGATGACCACAGAGCTGGGAAAATTGTTGCGAACCTCACAGGCAGGTTGAACAAGTGTGGAGTAATCAGCCCCAGATTTGATGTGCAGCTCAAAGGTCTGGAAAACTGACAGAACAACCTACTTCTGTGCCGTCACTTTGGTTTCATTGCACTGACAACCT encodes:
- the SRGN gene encoding serglycin yields the protein MQVLLPCSRLVLALALILTLDSSVQGLPVRRARYQRVRCNPDSTSANCIDEKGPLFDLLPGESNRILPPRTDPFLMMQFQNLNDVFPLSEDYSGSGSGSGSGSGSGSGDGFLTGMESEYQPSFVDTNDAFFYNFKPVPTDDQDLGQDGPEENFII